In the Colwellia sp. 20A7 genome, one interval contains:
- a CDS encoding peroxiredoxin-like family protein, whose amino-acid sequence MKTLKEQTDAKVQAGREANPDFMKNVDEIIAKAKKLQQGDKAIELGKIAPNFVLPNPKGVLISLTNLLTQGPVVVTFYRGSWCPYCNIQLKALQDRLDDIHTLGAQLVAISPQVPDNSLTPDEINKMGFIILSDQDANVASQYGVGWKVPEFLIEHMKKDRNLDLEAINNGNGSILPIPATFVIDRNGTITWRFVDVDYRTRSEPEDIIKALRELSKK is encoded by the coding sequence ATGAAAACTTTAAAAGAACAAACGGATGCTAAAGTTCAAGCAGGTCGAGAAGCTAATCCTGATTTCATGAAAAATGTTGATGAAATTATTGCTAAAGCAAAAAAATTGCAACAAGGTGATAAAGCGATTGAACTTGGTAAAATTGCGCCAAATTTTGTATTACCTAATCCGAAAGGCGTATTAATATCTTTAACTAATTTATTAACACAAGGCCCAGTAGTTGTTACTTTTTATCGTGGTAGCTGGTGTCCGTATTGCAATATACAACTTAAAGCTTTACAAGATCGCTTAGACGATATTCATACATTAGGTGCACAACTGGTCGCTATCAGCCCGCAAGTACCTGATAATTCCTTAACACCTGATGAAATAAATAAGATGGGCTTTATCATATTGTCTGACCAAGACGCGAACGTTGCTTCACAATATGGTGTTGGATGGAAAGTACCTGAATTTCTTATTGAGCACATGAAAAAAGATCGTAACCTTGATCTTGAAGCAATTAATAATGGCAATGGTAGTATATTACCCATACCAGCCACATTTGTTATAGACCGTAATGGTACAATTACATGGCGCTTTGTTGATGTTGACTACCGAACAAGATCTGAGCCAGAAGATATTATCAAGGCCTTACGAGAGCTGTCTAAAAAGTAA
- a CDS encoding M20/M25/M40 family metallo-hydrolase, which translates to MKLITLAAVAAITFTTSAFGNESIIPVSQEIKDTTVNLRDKAIKDDSAYEILKSLTTEVGARHPGTPGEKAGIEWGVNKLKTLGFDKVYTEDVKMNGWLRGIETAEILLPSYQKMVITTLGRSKSTPKGGLEAEIVHFKSYADLEKATDGSLKGKIAFISKRMEKFKDGAGYGPAVIARSKGHELAAQKGAEALLIRSIGTDDHRNPHTGSTNVAMGYTAVPAIALSNPDADQLIRLIDYGHTPKIRLNVQTQDLGPIVTKNVIGEITGREFPDEVVVIGGHLDSWDLGTGAVDDGAGVAIAMATAALIKNNTKERPRRTIRVILWGAEELGLIGARAYAKARQEDGTIANHVIGSESDFGAGPIYGLQSSSNVSDNALHVIDTMASLMGTLGVSRRSGDTTGGPDMIPLSKLGVPALKLMQDGTDYFDLHHTPDDTFDKVNPEHMRQNVAAWTVFTYIAAEWPGSFK; encoded by the coding sequence ATGAAACTGATTACATTAGCAGCTGTTGCTGCTATCACATTTACCACATCTGCTTTTGGTAATGAAAGTATTATCCCCGTATCACAAGAGATTAAAGATACCACTGTTAATCTTCGTGATAAAGCCATAAAAGATGATAGTGCTTATGAAATATTAAAGTCACTTACCACTGAAGTAGGGGCGCGCCATCCTGGAACACCAGGTGAAAAAGCAGGGATTGAATGGGGTGTTAATAAACTAAAAACTTTAGGGTTTGATAAAGTTTATACTGAAGATGTGAAAATGAATGGCTGGCTTCGTGGTATTGAAACAGCAGAAATTTTACTACCTTCTTATCAAAAAATGGTTATAACAACACTTGGCCGTTCAAAATCAACGCCCAAAGGTGGTTTAGAAGCTGAGATTGTACATTTTAAAAGCTATGCTGATCTTGAAAAAGCAACCGATGGTAGTTTAAAAGGTAAAATAGCTTTTATCAGCAAACGTATGGAGAAGTTTAAAGACGGAGCTGGTTACGGTCCAGCGGTTATTGCTCGCTCTAAAGGTCATGAACTTGCAGCCCAAAAAGGTGCTGAAGCTTTATTAATTCGCTCTATCGGTACTGATGACCATCGTAATCCACATACCGGCTCTACTAACGTAGCTATGGGGTATACCGCAGTACCGGCTATTGCCTTATCAAATCCAGATGCAGACCAATTAATACGCTTGATTGATTATGGTCACACACCTAAAATTCGCTTAAACGTTCAAACTCAGGATCTTGGTCCTATTGTGACTAAAAATGTTATCGGTGAAATTACGGGTCGAGAATTTCCTGATGAAGTTGTAGTCATTGGTGGTCATCTAGATAGCTGGGACCTAGGTACTGGTGCTGTTGATGATGGCGCGGGAGTTGCTATTGCTATGGCGACAGCTGCTTTGATAAAAAATAATACCAAGGAGCGTCCTCGTCGTACTATTCGTGTCATCCTTTGGGGTGCAGAAGAGCTTGGATTAATTGGCGCGCGTGCTTATGCTAAAGCTAGACAAGAAGATGGCACTATTGCTAACCATGTGATTGGCTCTGAATCTGATTTTGGTGCTGGTCCTATTTATGGACTTCAGTCGTCTAGTAATGTTTCTGATAACGCATTACATGTAATTGATACTATGGCTAGTTTAATGGGTACTTTAGGTGTTAGTCGTCGTAGCGGAGATACCACTGGTGGCCCAGATATGATTCCATTGTCTAAGCTAGGCGTTCCAGCATTAAAATTAATGCAAGATGGCACTGATTATTTTGATTTGCATCACACGCCTGATGATACTTTTGATAAAGTGAATCCTGAACATATGCGTCAAAATGTAGCTGCTTGGACAGTATTTACTTATATCGCTGCTGAATGGCCGGGATCTTTTAAGTAA
- a CDS encoding peptidylprolyl isomerase: MNMTKNIITSLCLILTLTACCGPDPAIKKINEVIKEVDKSDASWKTNLNKPPLLTFTPGKDYFWELETNQGNLTIKLFPDTAPMHVSSTIYLTKLGFYDELIFHRVIPGFMAQGGDPLGNGTGNPGYKYEGEFTNERSHSEPGILSMANSGPGTDGSQFFITFIPTPFLDGKHTIFGKVVKGLDDSLAKIQTLGSRRGRTKEEIKIIKASIRVAKANKEI, encoded by the coding sequence ATGAATATGACTAAAAACATCATTACTAGCCTTTGTTTAATATTAACGTTAACCGCTTGTTGCGGCCCCGATCCAGCAATAAAAAAAATAAATGAAGTGATCAAAGAAGTAGATAAATCAGACGCAAGTTGGAAAACTAATTTAAACAAACCTCCTTTGCTTACCTTTACGCCAGGAAAAGATTATTTTTGGGAACTAGAAACAAACCAAGGTAACCTCACCATTAAACTATTTCCAGACACTGCACCTATGCATGTTTCGAGTACGATTTACTTAACTAAACTTGGTTTTTATGATGAGCTAATTTTTCACCGTGTTATTCCTGGCTTTATGGCGCAAGGTGGTGATCCGCTAGGTAATGGAACGGGTAACCCTGGCTATAAATATGAAGGTGAGTTTACTAATGAGAGAAGTCATAGCGAACCAGGTATTTTAAGTATGGCTAACTCTGGTCCAGGTACTGATGGCAGTCAATTTTTCATTACTTTTATACCTACCCCTTTTCTAGATGGTAAACATACTATTTTTGGTAAAGTAGTCAAAGGTTTAGATGATAGTTTAGCTAAAATACAAACATTGGGTAGTAGAAGAGGCAGAACAAAAGAAGAAATTAAGATTATTAAAGCATCAATCCGTGTTGCCAAAGCAAATAAAGAAATTTAA
- a CDS encoding HupE/UreJ family protein has product MLQRYGWLSFIVILAIWLPTNAIAHGVDDDTRRFLEQNSGVQIIPFLYIGAKHMITGYDHLLFLVGVLFFLYKSRDILLYVSMFTLGHSLTLLFGVLSDIQINAYLIDAVIGFSVVYKGFDNLGGFNHFFGKSPNTKLAVLIFGLFHGFGLATKLQELQLADNGLITNLIAFNVGVELGQFTALAIIILIMNFWRKHNSFSQFSTITNSLLMSTGFMLIGFQLTGYFIS; this is encoded by the coding sequence ATGTTACAACGATATGGTTGGTTGAGTTTTATTGTCATACTTGCCATATGGTTACCAACCAACGCCATAGCTCATGGTGTTGATGATGATACTCGACGGTTTTTAGAGCAAAACTCTGGCGTACAAATCATTCCATTTTTGTATATTGGTGCTAAGCATATGATAACGGGATACGACCATTTATTATTTTTGGTCGGGGTCTTGTTTTTTTTATATAAAAGTCGTGATATTTTATTGTATGTCAGTATGTTTACATTAGGGCATAGCTTAACCTTATTATTTGGTGTGCTCAGTGATATTCAAATTAATGCTTATTTAATCGATGCTGTGATTGGTTTTTCTGTTGTGTATAAAGGCTTTGATAATTTAGGTGGTTTTAATCACTTCTTTGGTAAGTCTCCCAATACCAAACTAGCGGTATTGATCTTCGGTCTTTTTCACGGCTTTGGATTAGCAACTAAGTTACAAGAGCTTCAATTAGCAGATAATGGATTAATTACTAATTTAATTGCCTTTAATGTTGGAGTTGAATTGGGGCAATTTACTGCATTAGCCATTATTATTTTAATCATGAACTTTTGGCGTAAACACAACAGTTTTTCACAATTTTCTACTATCACAAATAGTTTATTAATGAGCACAGGATTTATGTTGATAGGCTTTCAATTAACCGGCTATTTTATTAGCTAA
- a CDS encoding phytanoyl-CoA dioxygenase family protein yields MLVNQSQLKDQYNDKGYFVIRNYFSDIEISQLRETILTFHELWKKDNETFYQEEAFNSSLITGSQYLSFDDRVLLFNFISSPKVMAVVESLIPISPAFMNTQLFFNPVNPAQKDFWHRDCQYDHDIEGQKIAINNTQVVHLRVPLFDELGIELVPETHRRWDNDEEFNVRQEEKGKLSSDELSLGKKIKLATGDLLVFSADMIHRGLYGMDRLALDILVFDPDSEFADYVDEDCLPEPVMMKNINDPRLFQTTIDLKSQ; encoded by the coding sequence ATGCTTGTTAATCAAAGCCAATTAAAAGATCAATATAACGATAAAGGCTATTTTGTTATCCGAAATTATTTTAGTGATATTGAAATTTCGCAACTAAGAGAAACCATTTTAACGTTTCATGAATTATGGAAAAAAGACAACGAAACATTCTATCAAGAAGAGGCGTTTAACTCATCGTTAATTACCGGTAGTCAATATTTATCATTTGACGATAGGGTATTACTGTTTAATTTTATCAGTTCACCTAAAGTTATGGCGGTGGTGGAATCGTTGATCCCTATTAGTCCAGCATTTATGAATACTCAATTATTTTTCAATCCGGTCAATCCCGCACAAAAAGACTTCTGGCATAGAGATTGTCAGTATGATCATGATATTGAAGGACAGAAAATAGCTATTAACAATACCCAAGTAGTTCACCTTCGGGTGCCTTTATTTGATGAGTTAGGTATTGAGCTTGTCCCTGAAACGCATAGACGATGGGATAATGATGAAGAGTTTAATGTCAGACAAGAAGAGAAGGGTAAACTAAGCAGTGATGAACTTTCATTGGGTAAAAAAATCAAGTTGGCCACTGGCGATTTATTAGTTTTTTCTGCTGATATGATACATCGCGGTTTATATGGCATGGATAGATTAGCATTAGATATTCTTGTATTTGATCCTGATAGTGAATTTGCTGATTATGTTGATGAAGATTGTTTACCTGAACCGGTCATGATGAAAAATATTAATGATCCTAGGCTATTTCAAACGACTATCGATTTAAAGTCGCAGTAA
- a CDS encoding GGDEF domain-containing protein has protein sequence MSAKIFEKRMDMDLLRLSIPGIYIYAIFLPITFWLINFDTYYPNLSLFYSVFMLVVSVCRLVHLKYSDKLYEKSRRLWLYILSLLLVLHAAASGSVLALVIHDPLFSEINHRAILAIVAIAASTMLVQVPKINIALINLAALILPLLVITYLFDPYDKLIIVTIFYCLFQASVLIAAHKNYFQGIRNEATLKEQHEELVRINKIDSLTQIYNRGFFNSTYDNSWELAARNQLEQTIILIDIDHFKSLNDQYGHLFGDQCLIAVAKTIDNVAKRKTDVVARFGGEEFIVLITNTKESLKLAEDIRKKIHDKVFSFDNQSINITVSIGVATMTPVMGSSSNTLLYNADIALYQAKETGRNRVCHYSGDISNKVSRKMS, from the coding sequence ATGAGTGCGAAAATATTTGAAAAGCGCATGGATATGGATCTCCTTCGTTTGTCTATTCCAGGGATATACATTTACGCTATTTTTTTACCTATTACTTTTTGGCTTATTAATTTTGATACCTATTATCCTAACTTAAGCTTATTTTATTCGGTATTCATGTTAGTTGTCAGTGTTTGTAGGTTGGTTCATCTAAAATATAGCGATAAACTGTATGAAAAATCTAGGCGGCTTTGGCTCTACATACTGTCATTACTGCTAGTTCTTCATGCTGCAGCGTCAGGCTCCGTACTTGCTTTGGTAATACATGATCCCCTCTTTTCCGAGATTAACCATAGAGCGATATTAGCTATTGTCGCTATTGCAGCGAGTACCATGTTGGTACAAGTACCCAAAATTAATATCGCCCTTATTAATTTAGCTGCGTTAATATTACCGCTACTTGTTATTACTTATCTATTCGACCCATACGATAAACTCATTATAGTGACTATATTTTACTGTCTATTCCAAGCGTCAGTGCTCATTGCAGCACATAAAAATTATTTTCAAGGAATTCGTAACGAAGCAACGTTGAAAGAGCAACATGAAGAACTCGTAAGAATAAATAAAATAGATTCTCTTACACAAATATACAACCGAGGTTTTTTTAACTCAACCTATGATAATAGCTGGGAACTTGCCGCTAGAAATCAATTAGAGCAAACAATTATATTGATTGATATCGACCACTTTAAATCGTTGAATGATCAGTATGGACACCTGTTTGGTGATCAATGTTTAATTGCTGTCGCAAAAACAATCGATAATGTTGCCAAAAGAAAAACAGATGTTGTTGCACGCTTTGGCGGAGAAGAGTTTATTGTTTTGATAACCAATACCAAAGAGTCATTAAAACTTGCCGAAGATATTCGTAAAAAAATTCATGACAAAGTTTTCAGTTTTGATAATCAAAGCATTAATATTACGGTTAGTATTGGTGTGGCTACCATGACACCTGTTATGGGAAGCAGCTCGAATACTCTACTGTACAATGCAGATATTGCCCTGTATCAAGCTAAAGAAACTGGACGAAATCGTGTTTGTCACTATTCAGGGGATATATCCAATAAAGTTAGCCGTAAGATGAGTTAA